From the genome of Ignavibacteriota bacterium, one region includes:
- a CDS encoding T9SS type A sorting domain-containing protein, translated as MRKHTLSVAAFCLFALVATGAMSQNRERQRDVVVKDLVYPEFRNTGDLEKSVADHERALRDYDQKKSSLVTMPDVMGNTSSALPSAAPSRAGKNTQNTIQSNCIIPRDGSWIAVPRNDDGSLGPIGLPFTFDLYGSSYTSVWINTNGNLTFTGPVSAFTPSGFPIATPMVAPFWADVDTRNVACGQAWYKIEASRLLVTWENVGYYSNVCALQNTFQVIIGTYTDPVIGIGNNVKFNYGDMQWTTGQASGSGSGFAGTPATAGINKGNGIDFLQIGRFNVNSSVYDGPGGASDGISFLDDRCYGFNVSTAGNIAPVFSGLPAGNTVSLEVGQTAQLNIQAIPPEVTQTNSVSVNYGLLCGVSATTTSGAIADATIDITASLCNLGSNVITLSATDNAATPLTSSVDITLNVTCPSLTFTTCPLDIVTSNDLDNCSAVVSYDAFAASTIPVTYSYVFGGATSGGGAGTGSGQTFAKGVTTVTVSATNGCDTRTCSFTVTVNDTQAPVATVKPDQYMWPPNHEYQTVSAAEMVAAVTDNCATMSTADVRITSVSSDEPENSTGGGDGNTSDDIVIAGDCNSVQLRRERKGGGNGRVYTVHFSVSDPDGNTSSYTFRAYVPHSELGTSVDDGAVSGYTVNSPCSASPKPGDRMEIIPAGYALEQNFPNPFNPSTRISYSIPQDVAVKLTVFDMFGRTVAVLVDGERAAGAHSVSFDASNLVSGTYMYTFEANGVVINRTMNLLK; from the coding sequence ATGAGAAAACATACACTCTCCGTCGCGGCATTCTGCCTTTTCGCCCTCGTTGCAACAGGCGCCATGAGCCAGAACCGCGAACGTCAACGCGACGTGGTCGTAAAAGACCTCGTCTATCCTGAATTCCGCAATACCGGCGATCTCGAGAAGAGTGTGGCCGACCATGAGCGGGCGTTGCGGGACTACGATCAGAAAAAATCGTCGCTCGTCACGATGCCCGACGTGATGGGTAATACCTCCTCAGCGCTTCCGTCGGCCGCTCCGAGCCGCGCAGGCAAAAACACGCAGAACACGATTCAGTCGAATTGTATCATTCCGCGTGACGGCTCGTGGATCGCGGTGCCGCGTAATGACGACGGTTCTCTCGGGCCGATCGGCCTGCCTTTCACCTTCGATCTCTATGGCAGCAGCTACACGAGTGTCTGGATCAACACCAATGGCAACCTGACCTTTACAGGACCTGTCTCGGCATTCACTCCGTCAGGATTCCCGATAGCCACACCCATGGTTGCGCCCTTCTGGGCGGATGTCGACACCCGTAACGTCGCGTGCGGACAGGCGTGGTATAAAATCGAAGCGAGTCGCCTGCTCGTCACCTGGGAAAACGTCGGCTACTATAGCAACGTCTGCGCCCTGCAGAATACCTTTCAGGTCATAATCGGCACATATACCGATCCGGTGATCGGCATAGGCAACAACGTGAAATTCAACTACGGCGACATGCAGTGGACCACCGGACAGGCCTCCGGCAGCGGAAGCGGTTTTGCCGGAACTCCCGCCACCGCCGGCATCAACAAAGGCAACGGCATCGACTTTCTGCAAATCGGTCGATTCAATGTCAACAGTTCGGTGTACGACGGACCCGGCGGAGCCAGCGACGGCATCAGCTTCCTCGATGACCGCTGTTACGGTTTTAATGTCTCGACAGCCGGCAACATCGCTCCGGTCTTTTCGGGTCTTCCCGCGGGGAATACTGTTTCCCTCGAAGTGGGACAGACGGCGCAGTTGAACATCCAGGCCATCCCGCCCGAAGTCACACAAACCAACTCGGTGTCCGTGAATTACGGCCTTCTGTGCGGCGTCTCGGCAACGACCACGAGCGGAGCAATCGCCGATGCGACGATCGACATCACTGCCTCGCTGTGCAATCTCGGTTCGAACGTTATCACGCTGTCGGCCACGGACAATGCCGCGACGCCGCTGACAAGCAGTGTCGACATCACACTCAATGTGACATGTCCCTCGCTTACCTTCACAACGTGTCCGCTGGACATCGTCACGTCGAACGACCTCGATAATTGCAGCGCGGTTGTGAGCTACGATGCCTTTGCGGCCAGCACGATTCCCGTCACGTACTCGTACGTTTTCGGCGGCGCAACAAGCGGAGGCGGTGCGGGCACAGGAAGCGGCCAGACCTTTGCCAAGGGCGTCACCACTGTGACCGTGTCCGCGACGAACGGCTGCGACACCAGGACGTGCAGCTTTACCGTGACGGTGAACGACACACAGGCGCCTGTGGCAACAGTGAAGCCGGACCAGTACATGTGGCCGCCAAATCACGAGTACCAGACCGTGAGTGCGGCCGAAATGGTCGCTGCGGTCACCGACAACTGTGCGACGATGAGCACGGCTGATGTGCGCATCACATCGGTGAGCAGCGACGAGCCGGAAAATTCGACGGGCGGAGGCGACGGCAACACCTCCGACGACATCGTGATCGCGGGCGATTGCAATTCAGTACAGCTTCGCCGCGAGCGCAAGGGCGGCGGCAACGGCCGCGTGTACACAGTGCACTTCTCGGTCAGTGATCCCGACGGCAACACGTCGTCATACACCTTCAGGGCTTATGTCCCGCACAGTGAGTTGGGCACGTCCGTCGATGATGGCGCAGTGAGCGGATACACCGTCAACTCGCCGTGCTCCGCGTCACCGAAGCCGGGCGACCGCATGGAAATTATCCCCGCCGGGTATGCGCTCGAGCAGAATTTCCCGAATCCGTTTAATCCCTCGACGCGAATCAGCTACAGCATCCCGCAGGACGTAGCAGTGAAGTTGACGGTGTTCGATATGTTCGGTCGCACTGTCGCGGTGCTCGTCGACGGCGAACGTGCCGCGGGCGCGCACTCCGTGTCGTTCGACGCCTCGAACCTCGTCAGCGGCACGTACATGTACACGTTCGAAGCGAACGGCGTGGTGATCAATCGCACGATGAATCTCCTGAAATAA
- a CDS encoding VWA domain-containing protein yields the protein MNRRSVVCVMLLLLGCAASADAGRLYARKPMTASPLYNLRLDSVRSTVTIRNLLATTHVDETFYNPEPIDLEGFYVFQLPEGAIVDGLWMWVDGKRYTFGVRRKETAQQQYDSLVQHGYGDPALLQSLGSNRFQLRIYPIKANSTRRIEIQYFQLLPLNAQGRALFTYPMAIADYQTTPVRFTALRISLASDFALETIKTNHDSLLTAVSVTYADTSHATVDFGVESLQYTRDFTLTFAQRDWQNTFPVLNYSMPDTVADGFFILWTPPTEAFADMGAKADFVFALDASGSMTGLRINVVRETVEQLLGMLLPSDRFRIVLFSGATTSYPADTAMLFATTANVTSAITFLRSAYTPRGITDYGTGIRAALESAFRSAAERRLLFVTDGLPNRGPKTAAGLDSVLAPGGGSLARFYPLTMYTENVNILSEAARRNAGRLVSIEQADTIATVLRDLTFDFSSPSFSDVLLTLPTEAYHTYPRTFNASSTVNELHTTGRTVGSAVRDVRFRYKEPLHSVNQDITRPVPFTPDSLEPVQIARYWAAQRINDLLNDLRFVTDSTEIKESIIRLSERFNILTPFTAFIVVKIETPQDVDKGETVPPERIALRQNYPNPFNPTTLIEYFIPDAQRGQHMTLRVYDARGRLVRTLVDGAATPGLQRVLWDGRDEHGAALPSGVYYCVLRSGGQMRTITMTLAR from the coding sequence ATGAATCGACGGAGCGTTGTCTGTGTGATGTTGCTGCTGCTGGGATGCGCAGCAAGTGCGGACGCGGGACGGCTGTACGCGCGCAAGCCGATGACGGCGTCGCCGCTGTATAATCTTCGACTCGATTCCGTACGGTCAACCGTGACCATCCGCAATCTGCTCGCCACGACACATGTGGACGAGACCTTCTACAATCCCGAGCCCATCGACCTCGAGGGCTTCTACGTGTTCCAACTGCCTGAAGGCGCAATCGTCGACGGGCTCTGGATGTGGGTGGACGGAAAACGCTACACATTCGGCGTGCGCAGAAAGGAGACGGCGCAGCAGCAGTATGACAGTCTTGTGCAGCACGGTTACGGCGATCCTGCACTGCTGCAATCACTTGGCTCCAATCGTTTCCAGTTGCGCATCTATCCCATCAAGGCCAACTCGACGCGTCGCATCGAGATACAATACTTTCAACTGCTTCCGCTCAACGCACAGGGCCGCGCGCTCTTCACGTACCCCATGGCAATAGCAGATTATCAGACGACGCCCGTGCGGTTCACCGCCCTCCGCATCTCACTGGCATCGGACTTCGCACTCGAAACCATCAAGACAAATCACGACTCCCTCCTCACCGCGGTGTCCGTCACCTATGCCGACACCTCACACGCGACCGTGGATTTCGGCGTGGAGTCGCTGCAGTACACGCGAGACTTCACTCTCACCTTCGCACAGCGCGATTGGCAGAACACCTTTCCAGTCCTGAATTACAGTATGCCCGACACGGTCGCCGACGGATTTTTTATCCTGTGGACGCCGCCGACCGAAGCGTTTGCCGACATGGGAGCAAAGGCGGATTTTGTCTTTGCCCTGGACGCATCAGGCAGCATGACGGGACTGCGCATCAATGTCGTCCGCGAGACTGTGGAGCAGCTTCTGGGCATGCTTCTGCCATCGGATCGTTTCCGCATCGTCCTGTTCTCGGGTGCAACAACATCGTATCCGGCCGACACAGCGATGCTCTTCGCCACGACGGCAAACGTGACAAGCGCGATCACATTCCTTCGTTCCGCATATACCCCGCGGGGCATCACCGACTACGGCACCGGAATCAGGGCGGCTCTCGAAAGCGCGTTCCGATCCGCCGCCGAACGACGGCTGCTGTTCGTCACCGACGGCCTTCCCAACCGAGGTCCCAAGACCGCGGCGGGACTCGACAGCGTGCTGGCTCCCGGCGGCGGTTCCCTGGCGCGTTTTTACCCGCTCACCATGTACACGGAGAATGTGAACATCTTGAGCGAGGCCGCAAGGCGCAACGCGGGGCGTCTAGTCTCGATCGAACAGGCCGATACAATTGCGACGGTGCTGCGCGACCTCACCTTTGATTTTTCGAGTCCTTCCTTTAGCGACGTACTCCTCACGCTTCCCACAGAGGCATATCACACATACCCGCGGACGTTCAACGCCTCGTCGACAGTCAACGAATTACACACGACAGGCCGCACAGTCGGAAGCGCGGTGCGTGATGTCCGCTTCCGATACAAGGAACCTCTGCACAGTGTGAACCAGGACATCACACGTCCCGTGCCCTTCACACCGGACTCACTCGAGCCCGTCCAGATAGCGCGGTACTGGGCGGCGCAGCGCATCAACGATCTGTTGAACGATTTGCGCTTCGTGACCGATTCCACCGAAATAAAGGAGTCGATCATCCGATTAAGCGAACGGTTCAACATACTCACGCCGTTCACCGCCTTCATCGTCGTCAAGATCGAAACGCCTCAGGATGTGGACAAGGGCGAAACCGTGCCGCCCGAGCGCATTGCGCTGCGGCAGAACTACCCGAATCCGTTTAATCCGACAACACTCATCGAGTACTTCATTCCGGACGCGCAACGCGGTCAGCACATGACGCTGCGCGTGTACGATGCCCGGGGGCGGCTGGTCCGAACACTTGTCGACGGAGCAGCCACTCCGGGCTTGCAGCGCGTGCTGTGGGACGGCCGCGACGAGCACGGCGCGGCGCTCCCGTCGGGCGTGTATTACTGCGTCCTGCGCAGTGGCGGACAGATGCGCACGATCACGATGACACTGGCGAGGTGA
- the rsgA gene encoding ribosome small subunit-dependent GTPase A, translated as MNLTNLGFDSFFVQNIDTRQYPDCTPARVSRVDRDRYLVLNEHGEVSAEPTGKLLFAAESPVDLPCVGDWVLVQYHNEGALAIVHAVLPRRTRLRRKAAGDNIEYQMIAANIDVALLVQSCDTNFNLRRLERYLVMTAEGGMEPVILLSKSDLLSPEQQAAHVAAIREARVEARVVMVSSVAEEGIATLQPLLEAGKTYCLLGSSGVGKTTLLNRLLGDEVYATGPIREKDGRGRHTTSQRQLTVLADGALVIDTPGMRELGLLGVEEGIETTFSDIAELMEHCRFDNCTHTVEAGCALLEAVERDALSRERYESYMKLLRESAYYEVSYVERRKRDREFGRFQKNAMDELSKRKPSAY; from the coding sequence ATGAACCTGACGAATCTGGGCTTCGATTCCTTCTTCGTGCAAAACATCGACACGCGGCAGTATCCCGACTGCACGCCCGCGCGTGTGAGCCGCGTGGATCGCGACCGCTATCTGGTTTTAAACGAGCACGGGGAAGTGTCGGCCGAGCCCACGGGCAAGCTGCTTTTCGCGGCGGAGTCGCCCGTGGATCTCCCCTGTGTGGGCGACTGGGTGCTGGTGCAGTATCACAACGAGGGCGCGCTCGCGATAGTGCACGCGGTGCTGCCGCGACGCACACGACTGCGCCGCAAGGCCGCGGGGGACAACATCGAGTATCAGATGATCGCGGCGAACATCGATGTGGCCCTGCTCGTGCAGTCCTGCGACACAAACTTCAATCTCCGCCGGCTGGAACGCTACCTCGTTATGACCGCCGAAGGCGGCATGGAGCCGGTGATTCTTCTGAGCAAAAGTGATCTGCTGAGCCCCGAGCAGCAGGCCGCGCATGTTGCGGCCATTCGTGAGGCGCGTGTCGAGGCGCGGGTCGTGATGGTGAGCAGTGTCGCCGAGGAGGGCATCGCCACCCTGCAGCCCCTGCTTGAGGCGGGGAAAACCTATTGTCTGCTCGGCTCCTCCGGAGTGGGGAAAACCACGCTGCTGAACCGCTTGCTTGGTGATGAAGTGTACGCGACGGGACCGATCCGGGAAAAGGACGGGCGCGGGCGTCACACGACCTCGCAGCGGCAATTAACCGTGCTCGCCGACGGAGCGCTCGTCATCGATACGCCCGGCATGCGCGAACTGGGACTGCTGGGCGTGGAGGAAGGTATTGAGACAACATTCTCCGATATCGCGGAACTTATGGAACACTGCCGTTTCGACAACTGCACACACACAGTCGAGGCGGGCTGCGCGCTGCTGGAGGCCGTGGAACGTGATGCATTGAGCCGGGAACGGTATGAAAGTTATATGAAGCTGCTTCGCGAGTCGGCGTATTACGAGGTGTCGTATGTGGAGCGCCGCAAGCGCGACAGGGAGTTCGGACGTTTTCAGAAAAACGCGATGGACGAATTGAGCAAGCGCAAACCGTCGGCCTACTGA
- a CDS encoding SDR family NAD(P)-dependent oxidoreductase: MPGNAHTLAGRVVAVTGASRGIGRAIAELLHTSGATVVAGARTPSDDFPRGITMLRLDVTDEDSVRAFADVAIAAGVDSLVNNAGVGVFGSIEEATVEEYHRIFDTNVLGMLLVTKHFIPAFKTRHAQGLTSSLVNITSDVSARTFAGGAIYTASKHAQRALTQSAAREGAGYGLRVTEIRPGMTDTYFNGGVPGSAEHATLLQASDVARAVHYALAAPQHVRVDEVVVHPVVQSVEF; the protein is encoded by the coding sequence ATGCCAGGAAACGCCCACACTCTTGCAGGCCGCGTTGTCGCCGTCACGGGCGCCAGCCGCGGCATCGGGCGCGCGATCGCCGAATTGCTGCACACGTCGGGCGCGACGGTCGTCGCAGGCGCGCGGACTCCTTCGGACGACTTCCCGCGGGGAATCACCATGCTCCGGCTCGACGTGACTGACGAAGACAGCGTCCGTGCCTTTGCGGATGTGGCTATCGCCGCGGGTGTCGACTCGCTCGTAAACAATGCGGGCGTCGGAGTGTTCGGGTCTATCGAGGAGGCCACTGTCGAAGAGTACCACAGGATTTTCGATACGAACGTGTTGGGTATGTTGCTTGTGACAAAGCACTTCATCCCCGCGTTCAAGACGCGCCATGCGCAGGGTCTGACGAGTTCGCTCGTCAACATCACCAGCGATGTGAGCGCGCGCACGTTCGCGGGAGGCGCCATCTATACAGCCAGCAAACACGCGCAGCGGGCGCTGACACAGTCGGCTGCACGCGAAGGGGCCGGGTATGGATTGCGCGTCACGGAGATACGACCCGGCATGACCGACACATATTTCAACGGGGGAGTTCCGGGCAGTGCCGAACATGCCACCTTGCTTCAGGCGAGCGACGTGGCTCGCGCCGTACACTATGCGCTGGCCGCGCCACAACACGTGCGTGTCGACGAGGTGGTTGTGCATCCGGTCGTGCAGTCCGTCGAGTTCTGA
- a CDS encoding PAS domain S-box protein has translation MASTNEANEALVIRQATEALMAEGEEVFRLIFESNSAALAIINPDTTIALVNDAYCAMSGYSKVEAIGLSWTTQIPPEDLGRLQEYNRRRLANPADAPDSYEFSFYHKNGEIRHGLMSVAMMANARKIIASFSDITDRRRAEAELALANRLVSAINAELQASLAEVHARNEGLEIMSRAIVHDLRSMLNVVIGYADFLAEHTADAAPPEYRQATKGINTATSRMMQTLDDLLLLAKVDGVAAPRVPLDMEQLVLRVLHDLAPTIAAVGADVTLPSSWPRVLGHGPWVEVIWRNYLANACKFGGKNPRISIEATLRKDASEREEGLFTVRDSGVGIDPAEQDLIFQPFSRLETVRVEGHGLGLSIVRRIAEKLGGSVCVESSGRDGEGSAFCFTLPVVSPDTPVRDNS, from the coding sequence GTGGCATCAACGAACGAAGCGAACGAAGCGCTGGTCATCCGTCAGGCGACTGAAGCACTGATGGCGGAGGGGGAGGAGGTGTTCCGGCTGATCTTCGAGAGCAATTCCGCGGCGCTCGCGATCATCAATCCCGACACCACCATCGCGCTGGTCAATGACGCGTACTGCGCCATGAGTGGCTACAGCAAAGTGGAGGCGATTGGCCTGAGCTGGACCACACAGATCCCACCCGAGGATCTCGGCCGTCTGCAGGAGTACAACCGCCGGCGCCTCGCCAATCCTGCCGACGCTCCCGACTCCTACGAATTTTCCTTCTACCACAAGAACGGGGAGATCCGCCACGGCCTCATGTCGGTTGCAATGATGGCGAATGCCCGGAAAATCATCGCATCGTTCTCCGACATCACCGATAGAAGACGCGCCGAAGCGGAACTCGCTCTTGCGAACCGGCTTGTCTCGGCAATCAATGCCGAGTTGCAGGCCAGTCTCGCCGAAGTGCATGCGCGGAACGAAGGTCTGGAGATCATGAGCCGCGCCATCGTGCACGATCTCCGCAGCATGTTGAACGTGGTGATCGGCTATGCGGATTTTCTTGCCGAACACACAGCCGATGCTGCACCGCCGGAATACCGGCAGGCGACAAAGGGGATCAACACCGCCACGTCTCGGATGATGCAGACGCTCGACGACCTCCTCCTGCTCGCGAAAGTGGACGGAGTGGCGGCGCCGCGTGTACCTCTCGACATGGAACAGCTCGTGCTCCGCGTTCTTCACGATCTCGCACCCACCATCGCCGCTGTCGGAGCGGATGTTACTCTGCCGTCGAGCTGGCCTCGTGTGCTCGGGCATGGACCCTGGGTAGAGGTGATCTGGCGGAACTACCTCGCCAACGCCTGCAAATTCGGCGGGAAAAATCCGCGTATCAGTATAGAGGCGACGCTGCGAAAGGATGCCTCCGAACGCGAGGAGGGATTGTTTACGGTGCGCGATTCAGGTGTGGGAATCGATCCTGCCGAGCAGGATCTAATCTTCCAGCCCTTCTCACGCCTCGAAACCGTGCGAGTGGAAGGGCACGGACTCGGGCTGTCCATCGTCCGCCGTATCGCCGAAAAACTGGGCGGGTCCGTGTGTGTCGAGTCGAGCGGACGCGATGGCGAGGGCAGCGCGTTTTGTTTCACGCTGCCCGTCGTCTCACCCGATACGCCCGTGAGGGACAACAGCTAG
- a CDS encoding DUF2279 domain-containing protein yields MAQPFVENPAGYVSPFTVDTGWTLRKIVAGGFVSGLFAGSMIDSYYAWWQKRESSFLFHEDGWFGEKNTGVDKLGHLFTSHFYFHTMYDALRWGGFDHNASLWGSAAVTFGFAVLVEVGDGTTTLGFDYQDLVYNTAGLVYGMLQRQYPVLNTFRVKWSYVPAEGYVFPPRFTEHYDAHTYWLAVRVNDFLPESLDRWWPDALQLAVGWSVRDHYTAWNHAPGTGEFVVGLDLDLGAWPVSQRELHLAQRIVNHFHVPMPAVTFSRGHTPSWHVLQLR; encoded by the coding sequence ATGGCACAGCCGTTCGTCGAAAATCCCGCAGGGTACGTGTCGCCGTTTACGGTGGACACGGGATGGACTCTGCGGAAAATTGTCGCCGGGGGCTTTGTGAGCGGTTTATTCGCGGGTTCGATGATCGACTCGTACTACGCCTGGTGGCAGAAGCGCGAGAGCTCCTTCCTCTTCCATGAAGACGGCTGGTTCGGCGAGAAAAACACCGGCGTCGACAAGCTCGGGCATCTCTTCACGTCACACTTTTATTTTCACACCATGTACGATGCGCTGCGCTGGGGCGGCTTCGATCACAACGCATCCCTCTGGGGATCGGCGGCGGTCACGTTCGGTTTCGCCGTCCTGGTGGAAGTGGGCGACGGCACGACAACGCTCGGTTTCGATTATCAGGATCTTGTCTACAATACCGCCGGGCTTGTGTACGGGATGCTGCAGCGCCAATACCCCGTGTTGAATACCTTCCGGGTGAAGTGGAGTTATGTGCCCGCAGAAGGATACGTGTTTCCGCCCCGATTTACCGAGCATTACGACGCGCACACCTACTGGTTGGCTGTGCGGGTCAACGACTTTCTTCCGGAATCGCTCGATCGGTGGTGGCCCGATGCGCTGCAGCTTGCGGTCGGCTGGAGCGTCCGCGACCACTACACGGCGTGGAACCACGCGCCGGGCACGGGTGAATTTGTTGTGGGCCTCGATCTCGATCTCGGGGCATGGCCCGTGTCGCAGCGCGAGCTGCATCTCGCACAACGCATCGTGAACCATTTCCACGTCCCTATGCCAGCGGTGACCTTCTCTCGCGGACACACCCCGTCGTGGCATGTGCTGCAGCTTCGTTGA
- a CDS encoding NAD(P)-dependent alcohol dehydrogenase: MRAIEYKKYGPPEVLHMVERVKPVPGDNDVLIRVHATTVTSGDCRLRSLRVPLGFGLLSRLALGVTGPRNRVLGVEFAGVVEAPGSAVDLFKAGDEVFGLSGSRMGGYAEYVCLPQDAPLALKPPALSFVEAAALSFGGTTALDFFRRAGLHSGESVLVNGASGAVGTAAVQLARHFGAEVTAVCSAANAELLHTLGAAEVIDYSRTDFSSNGKKYDVIVDAVGNAPFSRSASSLAENGRLLLLVADLPAMLSIPVVSLLGRKKVIAGSARERAEDLRFLAELAQAGVFTPVLDRCYSLEQIVEAHRYVDTGRKAGNVAITVAV; the protein is encoded by the coding sequence ATGAGAGCGATAGAGTACAAAAAATACGGGCCGCCGGAAGTGCTGCACATGGTGGAGCGCGTGAAGCCCGTGCCCGGTGACAACGACGTTCTGATCCGGGTTCATGCTACAACAGTGACCTCGGGCGATTGCAGATTGAGGAGCTTGAGGGTGCCGCTGGGATTCGGTCTGCTTTCCCGCCTGGCCTTGGGTGTGACAGGACCGCGGAACAGAGTACTCGGAGTTGAATTCGCCGGCGTTGTTGAGGCGCCGGGCAGCGCGGTTGATCTATTCAAGGCCGGAGATGAGGTGTTCGGATTGAGCGGAAGCCGCATGGGCGGGTATGCGGAATACGTCTGTCTTCCACAGGACGCACCGCTCGCTCTCAAGCCGCCGGCGCTGTCGTTTGTGGAAGCCGCGGCGTTGTCCTTCGGCGGCACAACGGCGCTGGATTTTTTTCGCAGGGCAGGGCTGCACAGTGGAGAATCGGTGCTCGTGAATGGAGCGTCCGGAGCCGTGGGCACCGCTGCCGTGCAACTCGCCCGGCACTTCGGCGCGGAGGTCACCGCCGTGTGCAGCGCGGCCAATGCGGAGCTGCTTCACACACTCGGCGCCGCGGAGGTGATCGACTACTCGCGGACAGATTTCAGCTCGAACGGAAAAAAATACGATGTGATTGTTGATGCGGTAGGCAACGCGCCGTTCTCGCGCAGCGCTTCGTCCCTCGCTGAAAACGGCCGTCTGCTCTTGCTCGTTGCCGATTTGCCAGCAATGCTGTCGATACCGGTTGTGTCACTTCTGGGAAGAAAAAAAGTCATTGCCGGATCGGCGCGTGAGAGAGCCGAAGATCTGCGCTTCCTTGCGGAGCTGGCGCAGGCGGGTGTCTTCACACCCGTGCTCGACAGATGTTACTCCCTCGAACAGATTGTGGAAGCGCATCGCTACGTCGACACGGGACGCAAGGCCGGGAATGTGGCAATCACCGTCGCCGTGTAA
- a CDS encoding T9SS type A sorting domain-containing protein, which yields MIHRVVLLSIPLFICAMNGAAAQSVQRWPLPFPSHRVVYLNLDGDDRGVLVHGAADTTFATPPPPDDFVYRGIRFPFVLEADAGGIKRVYPLPDTARTTWFDYGHTTADMYTAAVRDADDSIFVAWSSQPQRHNCASVSLQEPALSVGRIEHGRFSLLMHYPGASEPKVFRGADGTVHLLWTHQTPVPVGRGPEYFDYLGEVIYSAWRAGAQIVAPRRIIPGLCAAASLDGAGRLHVFTMEYDSLPRPHGRLLHVSGSGTRWDQPRALAEIPTEALNQYKPTKDVFPTIVACGAVTDGSARLVLQRSVPTLSVEVLRAYSSDGGSVLIDSVPGRRYSQSLRTLASAVDADGRIICAFAFRTPPLPPSRDTVLLVEVDAAMTVATSRVLASSPNTLSNMCLLQPKSENTCLFYSENLSASLISGLGSGTQHSQPIIDSCSSILFGNISACDSTGAMWLAYQPRGTSAGNAPGWLLRLPPGTVAVDATQQVDRITPYCAPNPARNTATMYVTLETEETVSVTVHDMLGREVSVAVRGRRVPAGPHAFTLPLVGLPAGMYFVRLSTESRTMTRPLVLR from the coding sequence ATGATACACCGTGTGGTGTTGCTTTCAATACCGTTGTTCATCTGCGCCATGAATGGAGCTGCTGCCCAGAGTGTTCAACGCTGGCCACTGCCATTTCCATCTCACCGCGTGGTCTACCTGAACCTCGACGGTGACGACAGGGGTGTTTTGGTGCACGGGGCCGCCGATACGACCTTCGCCACTCCACCTCCACCAGACGATTTCGTATACCGTGGCATCCGTTTCCCGTTCGTGCTGGAAGCAGATGCAGGGGGCATAAAACGAGTGTATCCGCTTCCGGATACAGCCCGCACCACGTGGTTCGATTATGGCCACACGACAGCCGACATGTACACCGCGGCGGTGCGTGACGCTGACGACAGCATCTTCGTGGCGTGGAGTTCGCAGCCGCAACGTCACAATTGCGCGAGCGTCTCCCTGCAGGAGCCTGCGCTCTCAGTCGGGAGGATCGAACACGGGCGCTTCTCACTCTTGATGCACTATCCCGGAGCGTCCGAGCCGAAGGTGTTCCGCGGAGCGGATGGCACCGTGCATCTGCTGTGGACTCATCAAACACCAGTCCCCGTCGGTCGCGGCCCCGAGTACTTCGATTACCTCGGCGAGGTGATATACTCCGCGTGGCGCGCGGGCGCGCAGATCGTCGCACCGCGCCGTATCATTCCCGGTCTCTGCGCCGCTGCGTCGCTCGACGGTGCGGGAAGATTGCATGTCTTCACGATGGAGTACGACAGTCTGCCGCGTCCGCACGGTCGTCTCCTCCATGTGTCGGGTTCGGGTACACGCTGGGATCAGCCGCGTGCGCTTGCGGAAATTCCCACCGAGGCGCTCAATCAATACAAGCCCACGAAGGATGTGTTCCCGACAATAGTAGCATGCGGGGCTGTGACCGACGGCAGCGCGCGTCTCGTCCTGCAGCGGAGCGTTCCCACTCTCTCCGTAGAGGTACTGCGCGCATACAGTTCCGACGGCGGCAGCGTGCTCATCGACTCCGTACCAGGGCGCCGGTACTCCCAGTCTCTCCGTACACTGGCCTCTGCCGTGGACGCGGATGGCCGCATCATATGCGCCTTTGCATTCCGGACACCGCCACTACCGCCCTCGAGAGACACCGTTCTGCTTGTCGAGGTCGACGCGGCAATGACCGTGGCGACTTCGCGTGTCCTTGCATCCAGCCCGAATACTCTGTCAAACATGTGCCTGTTGCAGCCGAAATCCGAAAACACATGCCTGTTTTACTCAGAGAATTTGTCGGCTTCTCTCATCAGTGGGCTGGGATCGGGTACGCAGCACTCGCAACCCATCATCGACTCCTGTTCCAGCATTCTCTTCGGGAACATATCGGCATGTGATTCCACCGGCGCGATGTGGCTGGCCTATCAGCCGAGGGGAACGAGTGCGGGCAACGCGCCGGGCTGGCTCCTGCGATTACCGCCGGGAACCGTGGCAGTCGATGCCACGCAACAAGTGGATCGGATCACGCCGTACTGCGCGCCGAATCCCGCACGGAACACAGCGACGATGTATGTGACACTCGAGACCGAGGAGACCGTGTCGGTGACCGTTCACGACATGCTCGGCAGGGAAGTGTCCGTCGCAGTCCGCGGGCGGCGTGTCCCAGCAGGACCGCATGCCTTTACCCTGCCGCTCGTGGGTCTCCCTGCCGGCATGTATTTCGTACGGCTGAGCACGGAGAGCCGCACGATGACGCGCCCGCTTGTGCTGCGATGA